One Bacteroidota bacterium genomic window carries:
- the rpoB gene encoding DNA-directed RNA polymerase subunit beta, whose protein sequence is MATKNNNSSLRINFASQKTIIDYPDFLDIQLESFREFFQLETSPENRNHEGLFKVFSENFPITDSRNIFLLEFLDYFVDPPRYSLDECIERGLTYGVPLKAKLKLSCSDKEHEDFQTIIQDVYLGTIPYMTPKGTFIINGAERVIVSQLHRSPGVFFGQTYHTNGTKLYSARIIPFKGSWIEFATDVNNVMYAYIDRKKKFPVTTLLRAIGFETDKDILNIFDLAEEVKVSKSGLKKVMGRKLAARVLRTWIEDFVDEDTGEVVSIERNEVILERDTQLEDANIDQIIDAGVKTVILHKEDGNHNDFAIILNTLQKDTSNNGKEAVEQIYRQLRNSEAPDEETARGIIERLFFSDKRYDLGEVGRYRINRKLNKDTSMNVKVLTNDDIIAIIKYLIDLSNSNADVDDIDHLSNRRVRTVGEQLYAQFGVGLARMARTIRERMNIRDNEVFTPTDLINARTLSSVINSFFGTNQLSQFMDQTNPLAEITHKRRMSALGPGGLSRERAGFEVRDVHYTHYGRLCTIETPEGPNIGLISSLCVHAKVNGMGFIETPYRKVTSGKVSSNITYLSAEDEEGMTIAQSNATINEGGNFLEKAVKARKEGDFPMVDPAQLDYMDIAPNQIVSIAASLIPFLEHDDANRALMGSNMQRQAVPLLKPESPIVGTGLEGRIARDSRSMITAEREGVITYVDSNEIRIKYDMSEEEKMANFEDEVKSYRLTKFRRTNQNTSINHRPIVKNGQRVSKGDILVEGYATEKGELALGRNLKVAFMPWQGYNFEDAIVINEKVVREDWFTSIHISEYELEVRDTKRGEEELTNDIPNVSEEATRNLDENGLIRIGAEVHEGDILIGKITPKGETEPSPEEKLLRAIFGDKAGDVKDASLKAPPSTMGIVIDKKLFARAKKDKQKADEKVRIAKIEDKHSKQIAALKVILVEKLFTVVNGKTSQGVSTVYGEEMIPKGTKFSAKQLNELNFDVVDNSGWTTDKAKNELVKNIILNFKMKANEEIARYKRDMFAISVGDELPSGILKMAKIYIAQKRKLKVGDKMAGRHGNKGIVARITREEDMPFMEDGTPVDIVLNPLGVPSRMNLGQIYETVLGWAGKELGVKFATPIFDGATQANIDEYTKKANVPENGQVFLYNGLTGEQFDQKTTVGIIYMLKLGHMVDDKMHSRSIGPYSLITQQPLGGKAQFGGQRFGEMEVWALEAFGAANILQEILTVKSDDIVGRAKTYEAIVKGDNMPTPGIPESFNVLLHELRGLGLDVTLE, encoded by the coding sequence TTGGCAACAAAAAACAACAACAGCAGTCTTCGCATCAATTTTGCGTCGCAAAAAACGATTATCGACTATCCGGATTTTTTGGATATACAACTCGAATCGTTTAGGGAATTTTTCCAATTAGAAACATCTCCTGAAAATAGGAATCATGAAGGGCTTTTCAAAGTATTCAGCGAAAATTTCCCGATCACGGACTCAAGAAATATATTTTTGCTCGAGTTTCTTGACTATTTTGTTGATCCTCCACGTTACAGTCTCGATGAATGTATCGAAAGAGGATTAACTTATGGTGTTCCTTTAAAAGCAAAACTAAAACTTTCGTGTAGCGATAAAGAACACGAAGATTTTCAAACAATTATTCAAGATGTGTACTTGGGAACTATCCCCTACATGACCCCAAAAGGGACTTTTATTATTAATGGTGCTGAACGTGTTATTGTAAGTCAATTACACCGTTCACCAGGTGTGTTCTTCGGACAAACCTACCATACCAATGGTACCAAATTATACTCAGCCCGTATTATACCTTTCAAAGGAAGCTGGATAGAATTTGCAACTGATGTAAACAACGTAATGTATGCATACATCGACCGTAAAAAGAAATTCCCAGTAACTACTTTGTTAAGAGCTATTGGCTTTGAAACTGACAAAGACATTTTGAACATTTTTGATTTGGCCGAAGAAGTAAAAGTTTCCAAATCTGGATTGAAAAAAGTAATGGGTCGCAAACTAGCAGCTAGGGTGCTACGCACTTGGATCGAAGATTTCGTGGATGAAGATACCGGTGAGGTAGTTTCTATCGAACGAAATGAAGTAATACTTGAGCGTGATACACAACTAGAAGATGCAAATATTGACCAAATAATAGATGCAGGTGTAAAAACCGTTATTCTGCATAAAGAAGATGGTAATCATAATGATTTTGCAATCATTTTGAATACCCTGCAAAAAGATACATCAAACAACGGAAAAGAGGCTGTTGAGCAGATTTACCGTCAGTTACGTAATAGCGAAGCCCCCGATGAAGAAACTGCCCGTGGTATTATCGAGCGTTTGTTCTTTAGTGATAAGCGTTACGATTTGGGCGAAGTTGGTCGTTACCGTATCAACCGCAAACTAAATAAAGACACATCCATGAATGTGAAGGTATTAACCAATGACGACATTATCGCCATTATCAAATACCTAATCGATTTGTCCAATTCCAATGCCGATGTGGATGATATTGATCACTTGAGTAATCGCCGCGTGCGTACAGTGGGTGAGCAATTATATGCCCAATTTGGAGTAGGATTGGCTCGTATGGCTCGCACAATTCGTGAGCGTATGAACATCCGCGACAATGAAGTATTTACCCCTACTGATTTAATAAATGCCCGTACCTTGAGTTCGGTAATCAACTCCTTTTTTGGTACCAACCAATTAAGCCAGTTTATGGACCAAACAAATCCGTTGGCCGAGATTACACACAAACGCCGTATGTCGGCACTTGGCCCAGGTGGTTTGAGTCGTGAGCGTGCAGGTTTTGAGGTGAGGGACGTACACTATACCCACTATGGCCGTCTTTGTACCATCGAAACTCCTGAGGGACCAAACATTGGTTTGATTTCGAGCCTTTGTGTTCATGCCAAAGTAAATGGCATGGGTTTTATTGAAACCCCTTATAGAAAAGTAACTTCTGGAAAAGTATCATCCAATATCACCTATTTAAGTGCTGAGGATGAAGAAGGAATGACCATCGCCCAGTCGAATGCAACCATTAATGAAGGTGGAAACTTCCTTGAAAAAGCTGTGAAAGCTCGTAAAGAAGGTGACTTCCCGATGGTTGATCCTGCTCAATTGGATTATATGGATATTGCTCCAAACCAAATTGTATCTATCGCAGCCTCATTGATTCCTTTCCTCGAGCATGATGATGCTAACCGAGCTCTGATGGGTTCGAATATGCAACGTCAGGCTGTGCCTTTATTGAAACCTGAATCTCCCATTGTGGGAACAGGACTTGAAGGACGTATCGCACGTGACTCAAGGTCTATGATAACTGCCGAAAGAGAAGGTGTTATAACTTATGTAGATTCAAATGAAATTCGCATTAAGTATGATATGAGTGAGGAAGAAAAGATGGCGAATTTTGAAGATGAAGTAAAATCATATCGCCTTACCAAATTCCGCCGTACCAACCAAAACACCAGCATCAACCATAGACCCATCGTAAAAAATGGACAAAGAGTGAGCAAAGGTGATATTTTAGTGGAAGGCTATGCTACCGAAAAAGGAGAACTGGCCCTTGGTCGTAACCTAAAAGTGGCTTTCATGCCTTGGCAAGGTTACAACTTTGAGGATGCTATTGTAATCAATGAAAAAGTAGTGAGAGAGGATTGGTTTACTTCTATCCATATTAGCGAATACGAACTTGAAGTTCGCGATACCAAACGTGGTGAGGAGGAATTGACCAACGACATACCAAACGTGAGCGAAGAAGCAACTCGAAATTTGGATGAAAATGGTTTGATAAGAATAGGTGCAGAAGTACATGAAGGCGATATTTTGATAGGTAAAATTACTCCCAAGGGAGAAACTGAACCATCGCCTGAAGAAAAACTTTTGAGAGCTATTTTTGGAGATAAAGCAGGCGATGTAAAAGATGCCTCATTGAAAGCACCACCATCGACCATGGGTATTGTAATCGACAAAAAACTATTTGCCCGTGCCAAAAAAGACAAACAGAAAGCTGATGAAAAAGTTCGCATTGCTAAGATTGAAGACAAGCATAGCAAACAAATTGCAGCACTAAAAGTGATTTTGGTTGAAAAACTTTTCACTGTGGTAAACGGAAAAACTTCGCAAGGAGTTTCTACAGTTTATGGTGAAGAGATGATTCCAAAAGGAACTAAATTTAGTGCCAAACAATTGAATGAACTTAACTTCGATGTAGTTGACAACTCAGGTTGGACCACAGACAAAGCCAAAAACGAGTTGGTGAAAAACATTATACTCAATTTCAAAATGAAAGCCAATGAGGAAATTGCCCGTTACAAACGTGATATGTTTGCCATATCGGTAGGTGACGAGTTACCTTCAGGTATTTTGAAAATGGCCAAAATATATATTGCCCAGAAAAGGAAACTGAAAGTGGGTGATAAGATGGCTGGTCGTCACGGAAATAAGGGTATTGTAGCTCGTATTACCCGTGAGGAAGATATGCCATTTATGGAAGATGGAACCCCGGTAGATATCGTATTGAACCCACTAGGTGTGCCTTCGCGTATGAACTTGGGACAGATATACGAAACTGTTCTGGGCTGGGCTGGAAAAGAGCTTGGGGTAAAATTTGCAACTCCTATTTTCGATGGTGCTACACAAGCAAATATTGATGAGTACACCAAAAAAGCCAACGTGCCTGAAAATGGACAGGTATTTTTATATAATGGTTTAACTGGTGAACAGTTTGATCAGAAAACCACCGTTGGTATTATATATATGCTTAAACTTGGCCACATGGTTGATGATAAAATGCACTCACGCTCTATTGGCCCCTATTCGCTCATTACTCAACAACCTTTGGGTGGTAAAGCACAGTTCGGTGGTCAAAGGTTTGGTGAGATGGAGGTATGGGCATTGGAGGCGTTCGGAGCTGCAAATATCTTGCAAGAGATATTGACAGTGAAGAGTGACGACATTGTAGGCCGTGCCAAAACTTACGAAGCCATTGTAAAAGGGGACAATATGCCTACACCAGGTATACCCGAATCGTTCAATGTACTATTGCATGAGCTTAGAGGGCTGGGCTTGGATGTAACCTTGGAATAA
- the rpoC gene encoding DNA-directed RNA polymerase subunit beta': MSYNKKDPKLKSNFTRIKISLASPETILQRSHGEVVKPETINYRSYKPEMGGLFCERIFGPIKDYECHCGKYKRIRYKGIVCDRCGVEVTEKKVRRERMGHISLVVPVAHIWYFRSLPNKIGYLIGLPTKKLDMVIYYERYVVIKPGIKANDGITYLDLLTEEEYLEILDTLPKENQYLEDTDPNKFVAKMGAEGLWEILTKLDLDQMSYDLRNQAANETSQQRKSEALKRLKVIEGFRSAKQNGVENRPEWMILRMLPVIPPELRPLVPLEGGRFATSDLNDLYRRVIIRNNRLKRLVEIKAPEVILRNEKRMLQEAVDSLLDNTRRASAVKSEGNRPLKSLSDMLKGKQGRFRMNLLGKRVDYSGRSVIVVGPNLKLHECGLPKGMAAELFKPFIIRKLLERGIVKTVKSAKKLVDRKEAIIWDILENILKGHPILLNRAPTLHRLGIQAFQPKLIEGKAIQLHPLTCTGFNADFDGDQMAVHVPLGNAAILEAQLLMLASHNILNPANGTPITVPSQDMVLGLYYLTKGRNHTKEHPVAGEGMTFYSPEEVIIALNEKIVDLHANIKVKVTTLDENGESIQKIIETCVGRVILNQVVPTEIGYVNTLLTKKSLRDIIGESIKKAGTARTAKFLDDIKDLGYYHSFRGGLSFNLSHVQIPKEKTQYIKEANIEIATIKDNYENGFITNNERYNQVIDLWTRVNNRLSDVLMKQLSSDDQGFNPVYMMLDSGARGSKEQIRQLGGMRGLMAKPQKNLSGSGTGEIIENPILSNLKEGLSVLEYFISTHGARKGLADTALKTADAGYLTRRLHDVAQDLVINEVDCGTLRGIPATALKENEDVIESLYDRILGRFCLHDIYHPLTNKLIATAGTELNEDLSVAIDESPIEMVEIRSLLTCEAKVGACTKCYGRNLASGRTVQKGEAVGVIAAQSIGEPGTQLTLRTFHGGGTASNIATESTMVAKFSGKLEIEDVRTVKYKGDNDEEEQVVVVNRQGEVRIIDEKSGTVIITNNIPYGSVLYVKDGQKVEKGDKICAWDPFNALILTDLPGKIVFDNLIEGITYKDETDEQTGHKESVIIESKDKTKIPLIRVEDKGGKVIKEFNLPVGAHIMVETEAKVKAGQVIVKIPRMVGKTRDITGGLPRVTELFEARNPSNPAVVTEIDGVVTYGGIKRGNREIMIESKEGEIKRYLVSLGKHILVQDGDYVKAGQPMSDGAITPQDILRIQGTLAVQMYIINGIQEVYRLQGVKINDKHVEVIVRQMMQKFTVADPGDTRFLEGEVVERLDFKDQNDWIYDKKVVSDPGDSPAMKAGMIVSMRKLRDENSSLKRKDLTLVQYRDAKPATSSSVLQGITKASLGTQSFMSAASFQETTKVLNEAAVQGKIDDMLGLKENVIVGHLIPAGTGMRDYDKLVVGSQEEYDALLASKKESRTAKVS; the protein is encoded by the coding sequence ATGTCATATAATAAAAAGGACCCGAAACTAAAAAGCAATTTTACGAGGATTAAAATTTCTTTGGCTTCGCCAGAGACAATTTTGCAACGTAGCCACGGTGAAGTTGTAAAGCCCGAAACGATTAATTATCGTTCGTACAAACCCGAAATGGGTGGTTTATTTTGCGAACGTATATTTGGACCTATTAAAGACTATGAATGCCATTGCGGTAAATACAAACGTATCCGTTATAAGGGTATTGTTTGCGACCGTTGTGGTGTGGAAGTTACCGAAAAGAAAGTACGTCGTGAGCGTATGGGACATATTAGTTTAGTAGTTCCTGTAGCTCATATTTGGTACTTCCGTTCATTGCCCAATAAAATAGGATACCTTATTGGTTTACCTACCAAAAAACTTGATATGGTTATATACTACGAAAGATATGTAGTTATTAAACCTGGTATTAAAGCCAATGATGGTATTACTTATTTAGATTTATTGACCGAAGAAGAATATCTTGAAATATTAGATACGCTTCCTAAAGAAAATCAATACCTAGAAGATACAGACCCTAATAAATTTGTAGCCAAAATGGGTGCCGAAGGTTTGTGGGAAATACTTACCAAACTCGATTTGGATCAAATGAGTTATGACTTACGTAACCAAGCCGCTAACGAAACTTCACAACAACGTAAAAGTGAGGCTTTGAAACGTTTGAAAGTTATCGAGGGTTTCCGTTCGGCCAAACAAAATGGCGTAGAAAACAGACCTGAGTGGATGATTTTACGCATGCTTCCTGTTATACCACCAGAACTTAGGCCCTTAGTGCCTTTGGAAGGTGGCCGTTTTGCTACTTCCGATTTGAATGACCTTTATAGAAGAGTTATTATAAGAAACAACCGTTTGAAAAGATTGGTAGAAATAAAAGCCCCTGAGGTAATTTTGCGTAACGAAAAACGTATGCTTCAAGAAGCTGTCGATTCGTTGCTTGATAATACCCGTCGTGCCAGTGCTGTAAAATCTGAGGGTAACAGACCTTTGAAATCTTTGAGCGATATGCTTAAAGGTAAACAAGGTCGTTTCCGTATGAACCTACTTGGTAAACGTGTTGACTATTCTGGTCGTTCGGTAATTGTAGTAGGTCCTAATTTGAAATTGCATGAATGTGGCCTTCCCAAAGGCATGGCTGCCGAGCTTTTCAAACCATTTATTATTCGCAAATTATTAGAAAGAGGTATTGTAAAAACAGTCAAATCTGCTAAGAAATTGGTGGATCGTAAAGAAGCTATTATATGGGATATCCTTGAGAATATTTTGAAAGGCCACCCAATATTGCTGAATCGTGCTCCTACACTGCACAGACTTGGTATACAAGCTTTCCAACCTAAACTGATTGAAGGTAAAGCTATACAATTACATCCATTAACTTGTACTGGTTTTAACGCCGACTTTGACGGTGACCAAATGGCTGTGCACGTACCATTGGGTAATGCTGCTATTTTGGAAGCCCAATTGTTGATGCTTGCTTCGCACAATATCTTAAACCCTGCCAATGGTACTCCTATTACTGTTCCTTCTCAGGATATGGTACTTGGTTTATACTATCTTACTAAAGGTCGTAACCATACCAAAGAGCATCCTGTTGCTGGCGAAGGCATGACATTTTATAGCCCTGAAGAAGTTATTATAGCTTTAAATGAAAAGATAGTTGACCTTCATGCCAATATAAAAGTGAAAGTAACTACCTTGGACGAAAATGGCGAATCAATACAAAAAATTATAGAAACTTGTGTAGGTCGTGTTATTTTAAACCAAGTAGTGCCAACTGAAATTGGCTATGTAAATACACTTTTGACCAAGAAGAGTTTGCGTGATATTATAGGTGAAAGCATTAAGAAAGCTGGAACTGCACGTACTGCTAAATTCTTGGACGATATTAAGGATTTGGGATACTATCACTCTTTCAGAGGTGGATTGTCATTCAACCTTTCTCATGTGCAGATTCCTAAAGAAAAAACACAATACATTAAAGAAGCCAATATCGAAATTGCAACTATTAAAGACAATTACGAGAATGGTTTTATTACGAATAACGAAAGATATAATCAGGTAATTGACCTTTGGACACGTGTAAACAACCGTCTTTCGGATGTGTTGATGAAACAATTATCAAGCGACGATCAAGGATTTAATCCTGTATATATGATGCTTGACAGCGGGGCCCGTGGATCTAAAGAGCAAATTCGTCAGCTTGGTGGAATGCGTGGATTAATGGCTAAACCACAGAAGAACCTTTCTGGTTCTGGTACTGGTGAGATTATCGAAAACCCGATTTTATCAAATTTGAAAGAAGGTCTTTCGGTACTGGAATACTTTATCTCCACTCACGGAGCTCGTAAAGGTTTGGCCGATACGGCTCTTAAAACTGCGGATGCGGGTTACCTTACCCGTCGTTTGCACGATGTGGCTCAGGATCTTGTTATCAATGAAGTTGACTGTGGAACCCTTCGTGGTATCCCTGCAACGGCGTTGAAAGAAAATGAAGACGTAATCGAATCATTATATGACAGAATATTAGGCCGCTTCTGCTTGCATGATATCTATCATCCATTAACAAATAAACTTATTGCAACTGCAGGTACTGAGCTCAACGAAGACTTATCTGTAGCAATTGACGAATCGCCTATTGAAATGGTTGAAATTCGTTCCTTACTTACTTGCGAAGCCAAAGTGGGTGCCTGCACCAAATGCTATGGCCGTAACCTTGCTTCTGGACGTACCGTTCAGAAAGGTGAAGCCGTTGGTGTTATTGCAGCCCAATCAATTGGGGAGCCTGGTACACAGCTTACACTTCGTACTTTCCACGGTGGTGGTACTGCTTCCAATATTGCAACTGAATCGACCATGGTTGCTAAGTTCTCGGGTAAACTTGAGATTGAAGATGTGCGTACCGTTAAATACAAAGGCGATAACGATGAAGAAGAACAAGTTGTTGTTGTGAACCGCCAAGGTGAGGTTAGAATTATAGATGAAAAATCTGGTACTGTTATTATTACCAATAATATTCCTTATGGCTCGGTATTGTATGTAAAAGATGGCCAAAAGGTAGAAAAAGGTGACAAGATTTGTGCATGGGATCCTTTTAATGCTTTGATATTAACTGACCTTCCTGGTAAAATCGTATTTGATAATTTGATTGAAGGTATTACTTATAAAGATGAAACTGACGAGCAAACAGGTCACAAAGAATCGGTAATTATAGAAAGTAAAGATAAAACCAAAATTCCTTTGATTCGTGTAGAAGATAAAGGTGGTAAAGTGATCAAAGAATTTAACTTACCTGTGGGTGCCCACATTATGGTTGAAACTGAAGCCAAGGTAAAAGCAGGACAAGTAATTGTGAAGATACCTCGTATGGTGGGTAAAACCCGAGATATTACAGGTGGTCTTCCCCGTGTTACAGAGTTATTTGAAGCACGTAACCCTTCAAATCCTGCGGTAGTTACCGAGATTGACGGTGTTGTGACTTATGGCGGTATCAAACGTGGTAATCGTGAGATTATGATTGAATCGAAAGAAGGTGAGATTAAAAGATATCTGGTTTCTTTGGGCAAACATATTTTGGTGCAAGATGGCGACTATGTGAAAGCTGGTCAACCGATGAGTGATGGAGCCATTACGCCTCAGGATATTTTAAGAATTCAAGGTACACTTGCGGTTCAAATGTATATAATCAATGGTATCCAAGAAGTTTATCGCTTGCAAGGTGTTAAAATTAATGACAAACACGTAGAAGTAATTGTACGTCAAATGATGCAGAAGTTTACCGTTGCCGACCCTGGAGACACCCGTTTCCTTGAAGGTGAAGTGGTAGAACGCCTTGACTTTAAAGACCAAAACGATTGGATATATGATAAGAAAGTAGTAAGTGACCCTGGTGATAGCCCAGCGATGAAAGCGGGTATGATAGTGAGCATGCGTAAACTGCGTGACGAAAACTCAAGCTTGAAACGTAAGGATTTAACTTTGGTTCAATACCGTGATGCAAAACCTGCTACCTCTAGCTCGGTGCTGCAAGGAATTACCAAAGCATCATTGGGCACACAAAGCTTTATGAGTGCTGCATCGTTCCAGGAAACCACCAAGGTGCTAAACGAAGCAGCGGTACAAGGTAAAATAGACGATATGCTAGGCCTAAAAGAGAATGTAATTGTAGGACACTTGATACCTGCCGGAACTGGAATGCGTGATTACGACAAACTAGTAGTAGGTTCGCAAGAAGAGTACGATGCATTGTTAGCTTCTAAAAAAGAAAGCCGCACAGCGAAAGTTAGTTAG